The following proteins are encoded in a genomic region of Verrucomicrobiia bacterium:
- a CDS encoding PhoH family protein yields the protein MTEILHFDSAHAARALFANDDRNLRILETELAVKASTRDGWIRLEGEPAGVDQARRLFLVLQRQQQSGGGARPREFTDALNVVKHGGVAALEQLFETRVQTSSKKAAVTPKTVGQQRYVQAIREHDLTFGIGPAGTGKTYLAMAMAVASLKEGQVSRIILTRPAVEAGEALGFLPGDLYQKLDPYLRPLYDALHDMLPADDIQKHMERGVIEIAPLAYMRGRTLNQSFIVLDEAQNTTTEQMLMFLTRLGFGSKVVVTGDPTQIDLPSSRRSGLLEAQLALPQVEGVALIRFEKRDVVRHPLVQRIVNAYEQHRAAAAPPSPSAPPSGPAT from the coding sequence ATGACTGAAATCCTTCACTTCGACTCGGCCCACGCCGCCCGGGCGCTGTTTGCCAACGACGACCGCAACCTGCGAATCCTCGAGACCGAGCTGGCCGTGAAGGCGTCCACCCGTGACGGCTGGATCCGCCTGGAGGGGGAGCCCGCCGGTGTGGACCAGGCCCGCCGCCTCTTTCTGGTCCTCCAGCGCCAGCAACAGTCCGGGGGCGGTGCCCGGCCACGGGAATTCACCGACGCCCTCAACGTGGTGAAGCATGGCGGGGTTGCGGCCTTGGAGCAATTGTTCGAAACGCGCGTGCAAACCTCGTCCAAGAAGGCCGCGGTGACGCCAAAAACGGTGGGACAACAGCGCTATGTCCAGGCCATCCGCGAGCATGACCTGACCTTCGGGATCGGGCCCGCCGGGACCGGCAAGACCTATCTCGCCATGGCCATGGCCGTCGCTTCACTCAAGGAGGGACAGGTCAGCCGGATCATCCTCACCCGCCCGGCCGTGGAAGCGGGCGAAGCCCTCGGCTTTCTGCCCGGAGACCTTTACCAAAAACTCGATCCGTACCTCCGCCCCCTCTACGACGCCCTCCACGACATGCTCCCGGCCGATGACATCCAAAAGCACATGGAACGGGGCGTGATCGAAATCGCCCCGCTGGCCTACATGCGCGGACGCACCCTCAACCAGTCGTTCATCGTCCTCGACGAGGCGCAGAACACGACAACCGAGCAGATGCTGATGTTCCTCACGCGCCTGGGCTTCGGATCGAAAGTGGTGGTCACGGGCGATCCGACCCAGATTGACCTGCCCTCAAGCCGCCGGTCAGGACTTCTGGAGGCCCAACTGGCCCTCCCCCAGGTCGAGGGGGTGGCCCTCATCCGGTTCGAGAAGCGCGATGTCGTCCGGCACCCGCTCGTCCAGCGAATCGTCAATGCCTACGAACAGCACCGCGCGGCGGCGGCTCCGCCGAGCCCGTCCGCGCCACCCTCCGGCCCAGCCACGTGA
- a CDS encoding ABC-F family ATP-binding cassette domain-containing protein: MFTLTEVSKSFGGRTLFEDVTLTLNRTDRLGLVGPNGAGKSTLFKMVLGQEEPTTGRITSQRGTTVGFLPQENAPVGSQTVLELATRHLEDDGYGSVDGAQVAQAKRILKGLAFRDSDHDRPARELSGGWVMRAHLARLLVQEPDLLMLDEPTNHLDLETLLWFQEYLKDYPGGIVLISHDREFLNQLVTGILELRSGRLYSYSGNFDAFLEQREARAQQQRAAFKNQQREIARLQEFADRFRAKASKASQAQAKLKQIARMDRVEAPEAAAGTVDFAFPQPESSGQRVITLKGVHFAYGEHVVYRGLDFQAERGDRTVLVGPNGAGKSTLIKLLAGVLRPQAGTRDIGLRVKIGYFSQYRSEMLDASRTVLEEVFDTPRLVRETEVRALLGCFLFREDDVRKRVGVLSGGEKSRLALVKLLLDPPNFLLMDEPTTHLDMGSIDAVIAALSEFTGTLVFISHDVHFIRALATRVVHVNAGRLTPYAGGYDYYLEKSKAVCARAALTSGLHNARPADAVRAPAPAPPPAPAVSRESQKSQKERREQAAETRRQLAAQRRLVAGIEADIARLEERQAALAGELQLPETYAAPGRAVAVNTELRQIAAEIGSKTTAWETASGRLEWLERESQE, translated from the coding sequence ATGTTCACCCTCACGGAAGTGTCCAAGTCCTTCGGCGGGCGGACCCTGTTCGAGGACGTCACGCTGACGCTCAACCGCACCGACCGTCTCGGGCTGGTGGGGCCGAACGGCGCCGGGAAGTCCACGCTGTTCAAGATGGTCCTGGGCCAGGAGGAGCCGACGACGGGACGCATCACGTCCCAGCGTGGGACCACGGTGGGATTTCTGCCGCAGGAGAATGCGCCGGTGGGTTCCCAGACCGTGCTGGAGCTGGCGACGCGCCACCTGGAGGACGACGGCTACGGGTCTGTGGACGGCGCCCAGGTGGCGCAGGCCAAACGCATCCTCAAGGGGCTCGCGTTTCGCGACAGCGACCATGACCGTCCGGCCCGGGAGCTCAGCGGCGGCTGGGTCATGCGGGCCCACCTGGCGCGTCTGCTGGTGCAGGAGCCGGACCTGCTGATGCTGGACGAGCCGACCAACCACCTGGATCTCGAGACCCTGCTCTGGTTTCAGGAGTACCTGAAGGACTACCCCGGGGGCATCGTGTTGATCTCGCATGACCGCGAGTTCCTCAACCAGTTGGTCACGGGCATTCTGGAGCTGCGGAGCGGACGGCTCTACAGCTACTCCGGCAACTTCGACGCCTTCCTAGAACAGCGGGAGGCGCGGGCGCAGCAGCAACGGGCGGCCTTCAAGAACCAGCAACGGGAGATCGCGCGGCTGCAGGAGTTTGCGGACCGGTTCCGCGCCAAGGCGAGCAAGGCCAGCCAGGCGCAGGCGAAACTGAAGCAGATTGCCCGGATGGACCGCGTCGAGGCGCCGGAGGCGGCGGCGGGCACGGTGGACTTCGCGTTTCCCCAGCCGGAGTCCAGCGGACAGCGCGTCATCACCCTGAAGGGCGTGCACTTTGCCTACGGCGAACATGTGGTGTACCGCGGGCTGGATTTTCAGGCGGAGCGCGGGGACCGCACGGTGCTGGTCGGCCCCAACGGCGCCGGGAAATCCACCCTGATCAAGCTGCTGGCGGGCGTGCTGCGGCCGCAGGCGGGGACTCGGGACATCGGGCTGCGCGTGAAGATCGGCTACTTCTCCCAGTACCGTAGTGAAATGCTCGATGCCAGCCGCACCGTGCTTGAGGAGGTGTTTGACACGCCGCGCCTGGTCCGGGAGACCGAGGTGCGGGCGTTGCTGGGGTGCTTTCTGTTCCGTGAGGACGACGTTCGAAAGCGCGTCGGCGTGTTGAGCGGCGGTGAGAAGAGCCGCCTGGCGCTGGTGAAACTGCTGCTGGACCCGCCCAATTTCCTGCTGATGGACGAGCCCACCACCCATCTGGATATGGGGAGCATTGACGCCGTGATCGCCGCGCTTTCGGAATTCACCGGAACGCTCGTGTTCATCAGCCACGACGTGCATTTCATCCGGGCTCTGGCCACCCGCGTGGTCCATGTCAACGCGGGCCGGTTGACCCCCTACGCCGGCGGCTATGACTACTACCTGGAGAAATCGAAGGCGGTGTGCGCCCGGGCCGCCCTGACGTCCGGACTCCACAATGCGCGTCCGGCGGATGCGGTGCGCGCACCGGCACCGGCACCGCCACCGGCACCCGCGGTGTCCCGGGAGTCTCAGAAATCGCAAAAGGAACGGCGGGAACAGGCGGCCGAGACGCGTCGTCAACTGGCGGCGCAACGGCGGTTGGTGGCGGGCATTGAGGCCGACATCGCCCGACTGGAGGAGCGCCAGGCGGCACTGGCGGGCGAATTGCAACTGCCGGAGACCTACGCGGCACCGGGACGCGCCGTGGCGGTGAACACGGAGTTGCGTCAAATCGCTGCGGAGATCGGCTCCAAGACGACCGCCTGGGAAACGGCATCCGGCCGCCTGGAGTGGCTGGAACGTGAGTCGCAGGAGTGA
- a CDS encoding bifunctional rhamnulose-1-phosphate aldolase/short-chain dehydrogenase, with the protein MMSDSSKPPRFLHVHNLWDDAEASALAGVDRLVYRSNRLGADQRITNTGGGNTSSKVVEKDPLTGEPVEVLWVKGSGGDLRTSTRENFSSLHQARLLGLQETYAARKDKGLKSPAEDDMVAAYQHATFNLNPRASSIDTPLHSFIPARFVDHMHPNAIIAIAACERSEALTQEIFGGEMAWVPWMRPGFELGLAMQEICRRQPGVRAIMMAQHGFISWADDDRECYLHTLACIEKAAAYIESKYAAKGGDATAFGGARYQTLPLEDRHTVLAGILPWLRGQVSQQRRFIGTVQDDDRILRFVNSQDAPRLAALGTSCPDHFLRTKIKPLYVDWNPQTEDAGVLRERLAAGIGQYRKDYAAYYERCRHPDSPAMRDPNPTVVLIPGLGMIAWGKDKSESRVTAEFYNCAVEVMRGAEAVDRYIALPQQEAFDIEYWLLEEAKLRRMPPEKELARQVVVVVGAGSGIGRETALRISREGAQIVCVDLKAESAQATAKEITDRLGQGIGVAGTGISNCGPAIGLACDITNRASIRSMLDQVALAYGGFDSICVTAGVFWPSDTTGHIPDDKWGFTFQVNVTGSYLVGDEAARTWRDQGLRGSLVLTTSANAVVAKRGSVAYDCSKAAANHLVREMAMELSPLVRVNGVAPATVVQGSAMFPRDRVIGSLAKYRIAYTEDESTDALVQKLAQFYADRTLTRSPITPADQAEAYFLLVGDRLSKTTGQVITVDGGLHEAFLR; encoded by the coding sequence ATGATGTCCGATTCCTCCAAGCCCCCCCGGTTTCTTCACGTCCACAATCTCTGGGATGACGCCGAGGCGTCGGCGCTGGCGGGTGTGGACCGCCTGGTGTACCGGTCCAACCGTCTGGGAGCCGACCAGCGCATCACCAACACCGGCGGCGGCAATACGTCGTCCAAGGTGGTCGAGAAGGATCCCCTCACCGGCGAACCCGTGGAGGTGCTTTGGGTGAAGGGGTCCGGCGGGGATCTGCGCACCAGCACTCGCGAGAACTTTTCGTCGCTCCATCAGGCCAGGCTGCTCGGATTGCAAGAGACCTATGCGGCGCGGAAGGACAAGGGGCTCAAGTCGCCGGCCGAGGACGACATGGTGGCGGCCTATCAGCATGCCACCTTCAACCTGAATCCCCGCGCCAGTTCGATTGACACCCCGCTCCACAGCTTCATCCCGGCCCGCTTCGTGGATCACATGCATCCCAACGCGATCATCGCGATTGCGGCCTGCGAGCGCAGCGAGGCGCTCACGCAGGAGATTTTCGGCGGGGAGATGGCGTGGGTGCCCTGGATGCGCCCCGGGTTTGAACTGGGGCTGGCCATGCAGGAAATCTGCCGGCGGCAACCCGGGGTCAGGGCCATCATGATGGCGCAGCACGGGTTCATTTCGTGGGCGGATGACGACCGCGAGTGCTACCTGCACACGCTGGCCTGCATTGAAAAAGCGGCGGCTTACATCGAGTCGAAGTATGCCGCCAAAGGCGGCGATGCCACGGCTTTTGGCGGTGCCCGATACCAGACCCTGCCGTTGGAGGATCGGCACACCGTGCTGGCCGGCATTCTGCCGTGGCTGCGAGGCCAGGTGAGCCAGCAGCGGCGCTTCATCGGCACCGTGCAGGACGACGACCGGATCCTGCGGTTCGTCAATTCGCAGGACGCGCCCCGCCTCGCCGCGCTGGGGACGAGTTGTCCGGACCACTTTCTGCGCACCAAGATCAAGCCGCTGTACGTGGATTGGAATCCCCAGACGGAGGATGCCGGGGTGCTGCGGGAGCGGCTCGCGGCGGGGATCGGGCAATACCGCAAGGACTACGCGGCGTACTACGAACGCTGCCGGCACCCGGATTCTCCGGCAATGCGGGATCCCAACCCGACCGTGGTCCTGATCCCGGGCCTGGGGATGATTGCCTGGGGCAAGGACAAGTCGGAATCGCGGGTGACGGCGGAGTTCTACAACTGCGCGGTGGAGGTGATGCGAGGCGCGGAGGCGGTGGACCGGTACATCGCGCTGCCGCAGCAGGAGGCCTTCGACATCGAATACTGGCTTCTGGAGGAGGCCAAGCTGCGGCGGATGCCGCCCGAAAAGGAACTGGCGCGCCAGGTGGTGGTGGTGGTGGGCGCCGGCTCGGGCATTGGGCGGGAGACCGCCCTCCGGATCAGCCGGGAGGGCGCCCAGATCGTGTGCGTGGACTTGAAGGCGGAGTCGGCCCAGGCAACGGCAAAGGAGATCACGGACCGTCTGGGCCAGGGGATTGGCGTGGCCGGGACGGGCATCTCGAATTGCGGGCCGGCGATCGGCCTCGCCTGCGACATCACGAACCGGGCGAGCATCCGATCCATGCTGGATCAGGTGGCCCTGGCCTATGGCGGCTTTGACTCGATCTGCGTGACGGCCGGTGTGTTCTGGCCCAGCGACACCACCGGACACATCCCCGACGACAAGTGGGGCTTCACCTTCCAGGTCAATGTCACCGGCAGTTACCTGGTCGGCGACGAGGCGGCGCGCACCTGGAGGGATCAGGGGCTGCGGGGCAGCCTGGTGCTGACCACCAGTGCGAACGCCGTCGTGGCCAAGCGCGGCAGTGTGGCCTACGACTGCTCCAAGGCCGCCGCGAACCACCTGGTGCGGGAGATGGCCATGGAGCTGAGCCCGTTGGTGCGCGTCAACGGAGTGGCTCCGGCGACCGTGGTGCAGGGATCCGCCATGTTCCCCCGCGACCGGGTCATTGGGTCGCTCGCGAAATACCGCATCGCCTACACCGAGGACGAGTCCACCGATGCCCTCGTTCAAAAGCTGGCCCAGTTCTATGCGGATCGCACGCTGACCCGGTCGCCCATCACGCCGGCCGACCAGGCCGAAGCGTACTTTCTCCTCGTTGGCGACCGGTTGAGCAAGACCACCGGACAGGTCATCACCGTGGACGGCGGCCTGCACGAAGCGTTCCTGCGTTGA
- the ybeY gene encoding rRNA maturation RNase YbeY, with translation MRPPPPTLRIHDAQRRRPLPQAAIHRVARAVLEGQGLDADITVHFISPRRSAELNRRHLGHTGATDILTFDLGSTPTRLSGELFICVEEAVRQAPEFGTQWRQELLRYLIHGLLHLQGFDDREPADRRRMKRREDALVRRWVTGSTPGGRVRARP, from the coding sequence GTGAGGCCGCCTCCGCCCACCCTCCGGATCCATGACGCCCAACGGCGGCGTCCCCTGCCCCAAGCGGCGATCCACCGGGTCGCCCGTGCCGTGCTGGAGGGCCAGGGACTCGACGCCGACATCACCGTCCACTTCATTTCTCCCCGCCGCTCCGCCGAGCTCAACCGCCGCCATCTCGGCCATACCGGTGCGACGGACATCCTCACCTTTGACCTGGGCAGCACCCCCACCCGCCTGTCGGGAGAGCTGTTCATCTGCGTCGAGGAAGCGGTCCGGCAGGCACCGGAGTTCGGCACCCAATGGCGCCAGGAACTGCTCCGCTACCTGATTCACGGGTTGCTCCACCTCCAGGGTTTTGATGACCGGGAGCCGGCCGACCGTCGCCGAATGAAACGTCGCGAGGACGCATTGGTCCGCCGCTGGGTGACCGGCAGCACTCCGGGCGGACGCGTCCGGGCCCGGCCATGA
- the recO gene encoding DNA repair protein RecO — protein sequence MTPESDEGFILRVHALTETSLVVRWLTADHGRLATVARGARQARSPFHGRLDLFFSARISFQRSRRSDLHTLREVSVTTTHPGVRADYPRLAQASYAVALVERVSEPETPVPELHRLLGEFLAHLDARPALARNVHALEVRMLAAGGLDPVELARDADDGVRRLMHALRDLDWADLGGLEAAPPAIRVVNRCLQAQIESSWGRIPRGRDDALRRPGSAPPGP from the coding sequence ATGACTCCAGAGTCCGACGAGGGATTCATCCTGCGGGTTCACGCGCTGACCGAGACGAGCCTTGTCGTTCGCTGGCTCACGGCGGACCACGGACGTCTGGCCACGGTGGCCCGCGGGGCCCGGCAGGCCCGGTCCCCCTTTCACGGGCGGCTCGACCTGTTTTTCTCGGCACGGATTTCGTTCCAGCGCAGCCGGCGGTCCGATCTCCACACCTTGCGCGAAGTTTCCGTCACAACCACCCATCCCGGAGTCCGGGCGGACTATCCGCGCCTGGCCCAGGCCTCCTATGCGGTGGCCCTCGTGGAACGGGTCAGCGAGCCAGAAACCCCGGTGCCCGAATTGCACCGCCTTTTGGGAGAATTCCTGGCCCATCTGGACGCCCGGCCGGCCCTCGCGCGAAACGTGCATGCCCTCGAGGTCCGCATGCTGGCCGCCGGCGGCCTCGATCCGGTCGAGTTGGCGCGGGATGCCGATGACGGGGTTCGCCGGTTGATGCACGCGCTCCGCGACCTCGACTGGGCGGATCTGGGCGGGCTGGAGGCGGCCCCCCCCGCGATCCGCGTCGTCAACCGGTGCCTCCAGGCGCAGATCGAATCCTCCTGGGGCCGGATCCCTCGCGGACGGGACGACGCCCTCCGGCGACCGGGATCCGCCCCACCCGGGCCCTGA
- the bamD gene encoding outer membrane protein assembly factor BamD has protein sequence MQGRFISGILLATALVTFSFTCPAPVIFRPGEGWTYEPVGGGSGKWQRKRAKDQLQVAQEAFDRGNYRLATKAASRVVSVWPLSDYAGPAQYLVGRCYEDRGMDERAFKAYQIALTKYPKVANYDEILGRQYAIATRFLDGQRFKLFGYIPLFRSMEKTAKMMQEIVGNGPYNSTGPKAQLDTGTAFEKQKKYTMAVQAYEKAANRYFDRPPVASDAIFRAATAWEKQALTAEYDQSKAGSAIALMQDFIELYPQDPRVPEARDIIATLRVEQARGAFETGRFYERYRRWQAALVYYNESLQRDANSPYAEESRRRIELLRPLAETQVQRIADYELRVRQRATARATNAPAVIPATGAPTNAPAATP, from the coding sequence ATGCAAGGCCGGTTCATCAGTGGCATCCTCCTGGCGACCGCGCTCGTCACCTTTTCCTTCACCTGTCCGGCGCCGGTGATCTTCCGGCCGGGCGAAGGGTGGACGTACGAGCCGGTCGGCGGCGGGAGCGGCAAGTGGCAGCGCAAACGCGCCAAGGACCAGCTGCAGGTCGCCCAGGAGGCCTTCGACCGCGGGAACTACCGCCTCGCCACCAAGGCCGCCAGCCGGGTGGTGTCCGTCTGGCCCCTGTCGGACTACGCGGGTCCCGCGCAGTACCTGGTGGGCCGATGCTACGAGGACCGCGGAATGGATGAGCGCGCGTTCAAGGCCTACCAGATTGCGCTCACAAAGTACCCCAAGGTGGCGAACTACGACGAAATCCTGGGCCGCCAGTACGCCATCGCCACGCGATTCCTCGACGGACAGCGGTTCAAGCTCTTCGGCTACATCCCGCTGTTCCGCAGCATGGAGAAAACGGCCAAGATGATGCAGGAGATCGTGGGGAATGGCCCCTACAACTCCACGGGCCCCAAGGCCCAGCTCGACACCGGGACCGCGTTCGAAAAGCAGAAAAAATACACGATGGCCGTCCAGGCCTACGAAAAGGCGGCCAACCGCTACTTTGACCGCCCTCCGGTGGCCTCCGACGCCATCTTCCGCGCGGCCACGGCCTGGGAGAAACAGGCGCTGACCGCGGAGTACGACCAATCCAAGGCCGGCTCGGCGATCGCCCTGATGCAGGATTTCATCGAGCTCTATCCGCAGGATCCGCGGGTTCCCGAGGCTCGCGACATCATCGCCACCCTCCGCGTTGAGCAGGCGCGCGGCGCGTTCGAAACCGGCCGTTTCTACGAACGGTACCGCCGGTGGCAGGCGGCGCTCGTGTACTACAATGAATCCCTGCAGCGGGACGCCAATTCCCCCTACGCCGAGGAATCCCGACGCCGCATCGAACTGCTCCGTCCGCTGGCCGAAACACAGGTGCAGCGCATCGCGGACTACGAACTGCGGGTCCGCCAGCGCGCCACCGCCCGGGCCACCAATGCCCCGGCGGTCATCCCGGCAACCGGCGCTCCGACCAACGCGCCCGCGGCCACGCCGTAA
- a CDS encoding PQQ-binding-like beta-propeller repeat protein encodes MSAASRCRFAAGLSGLLLAVTPAPTAGAQTHWPQFRGADSRGIGTSDRLPLVWGADTNVAWRTEIPGRGWSSPIVWGHRVFLTTAVSEGELEPPRKGLYFGGDRDQPTSARQRWLTLCVDRDSGRTLWTTELHAAPPATPIHVKNSYASETPATDGERLYVLFGSLGLYCLDFEGGIVWSRKFEPRKMRYGWGTSASPVLHGDRVYVVNDNEEASFLAAFDKRTGNELWRVARDEPSNFATPFVWQHPQRTELVVPGRNRVRSYDLEGGLLWHLRGLSTIVIPTPFAADGLLYLCAGYVGDNLKPNKPVYAVRPGGAGDLTLPDDARESRLVAWMEPNASPYNPSALADDGRFYVLWDFGFLNCRDAKTGRELYDKQRLKADGTAAFTASPWAYRGRVFCLSEDGDTYVVTAGDTYQLEHVNSLDAMCMATPAIAGDRLFLRTSDHLYCLRESR; translated from the coding sequence ATGTCCGCCGCCTCCCGTTGCCGATTCGCCGCCGGGCTGTCCGGCCTGCTCCTGGCCGTGACGCCCGCCCCCACGGCCGGCGCCCAGACCCACTGGCCGCAGTTCCGCGGTGCGGACAGCCGCGGGATCGGCACCTCGGACCGGCTCCCGTTGGTATGGGGCGCCGACACCAACGTCGCCTGGCGCACGGAGATACCCGGCCGCGGCTGGTCCTCACCCATCGTCTGGGGCCACCGGGTGTTCCTGACCACCGCCGTCAGCGAGGGCGAACTGGAACCGCCCAGGAAGGGACTCTATTTCGGCGGCGACCGGGATCAGCCGACGAGCGCACGCCAGCGGTGGCTCACGCTGTGCGTTGACCGCGATTCCGGCAGGACGCTGTGGACGACGGAACTCCACGCGGCGCCACCGGCCACACCCATCCATGTCAAGAACAGCTACGCGTCGGAAACGCCGGCGACCGACGGGGAACGCCTCTATGTGCTCTTCGGCTCCCTCGGATTGTACTGTCTCGATTTCGAGGGAGGCATCGTCTGGTCCCGGAAGTTTGAGCCGCGCAAGATGCGCTACGGCTGGGGCACGTCCGCCTCGCCGGTGCTGCACGGCGATCGCGTCTACGTGGTGAACGACAACGAGGAGGCGTCCTTCCTCGCCGCCTTCGACAAGCGCACCGGCAACGAGCTCTGGCGCGTGGCGCGCGACGAGCCGAGCAATTTCGCCACGCCCTTCGTCTGGCAGCATCCGCAACGCACGGAACTCGTCGTGCCCGGCCGCAACCGGGTCCGGAGCTACGACCTCGAGGGCGGGCTGCTCTGGCACCTGAGGGGCCTGTCCACGATTGTCATCCCGACGCCGTTCGCCGCCGACGGACTGCTGTACCTTTGCGCCGGCTACGTCGGCGACAACCTCAAGCCCAACAAGCCGGTCTACGCCGTGCGGCCCGGCGGCGCGGGGGACCTGACGCTGCCGGACGACGCCCGCGAAAGCCGCCTCGTGGCGTGGATGGAGCCGAATGCGTCGCCCTACAATCCCTCGGCGCTGGCCGACGACGGACGGTTCTACGTGCTGTGGGATTTCGGCTTTCTGAATTGCCGCGACGCGAAAACCGGGCGTGAACTTTACGACAAGCAACGCTTGAAAGCCGACGGCACGGCCGCCTTCACCGCGTCGCCCTGGGCCTACCGCGGCCGCGTGTTCTGCCTGAGCGAGGACGGGGACACCTACGTGGTCACCGCCGGGGACACGTATCAGCTCGAACACGTGAATTCGCTCGACGCGATGTGCATGGCCACCC
- a CDS encoding PQQ-binding-like beta-propeller repeat protein translates to MDHVHKLTPTRLLTLMAALGSLLSLPAADWPQWRGPHRDGHSAERLPADRDPLQGLQEPLWRRSVGRGYASPVVSSGTLVWLDAVQDQETAHAADVATGTPRWSVTVGPVFSDEFEPGPRCTPVVDGDRVYVQTALGEFQCLDLRDGSLRWRFHFGDYGMRWVADRASNIGAASRRGNTGSPVVDGERILVQVGSTNGACLVAFDKHTGRELWKSQNDLASFASPVVGAPGGRRQCVTVTCEGLMGVAPEDGALLWRLPFKTGANRNVLTPILLDDTVYYASHTTGLRATRILPDGATLHAGDVWLNRDARINLSSPVAVGGHLYGLGASKDYICVVRESGRIAWSQPGFGDAASTIALADGHLLVLTDLGELLVLRASPDRYEERSRRQVCGKTFSHPAVANGLLIVRDPRELVAWRL, encoded by the coding sequence ATGGACCACGTTCACAAGCTCACCCCTACCCGGCTGCTCACCCTGATGGCAGCGTTGGGATCATTGCTCTCCCTGCCGGCCGCCGACTGGCCCCAGTGGCGCGGGCCGCACCGCGACGGTCACTCAGCAGAGCGTCTTCCCGCGGACCGTGACCCGCTCCAGGGTCTCCAGGAACCGCTCTGGCGCCGGTCCGTGGGCCGCGGATACGCCTCGCCGGTGGTGTCGTCCGGCACCCTGGTGTGGCTGGACGCGGTGCAAGACCAGGAGACGGCGCATGCTGCGGACGTCGCAACCGGCACGCCCCGGTGGTCGGTGACGGTGGGTCCGGTGTTCTCCGATGAATTTGAACCCGGCCCGCGTTGCACCCCGGTCGTGGACGGCGACCGGGTGTACGTCCAGACCGCGCTGGGTGAGTTCCAATGCCTGGATCTGCGGGATGGTTCCCTGCGCTGGCGGTTCCACTTCGGCGACTATGGCATGCGCTGGGTTGCGGATCGCGCGTCGAACATTGGCGCCGCGAGCCGGCGCGGGAACACCGGATCCCCGGTCGTGGACGGCGAGCGCATCCTGGTGCAGGTCGGCAGCACGAACGGCGCCTGCCTGGTGGCCTTCGACAAGCACACCGGCCGGGAATTGTGGAAATCGCAAAACGACCTCGCGTCGTTCGCATCGCCGGTGGTGGGCGCGCCGGGCGGCCGCCGGCAGTGCGTGACGGTCACGTGCGAAGGCCTGATGGGTGTGGCGCCCGAGGACGGTGCCCTGCTGTGGCGTCTGCCGTTCAAGACCGGCGCCAATCGGAACGTCCTGACCCCAATCCTCCTCGACGACACCGTCTATTATGCCAGCCACACCACGGGCCTGCGCGCCACACGGATTCTTCCGGACGGCGCGACGCTCCACGCAGGCGACGTCTGGCTGAATCGCGACGCGCGCATCAATCTCTCCTCCCCGGTCGCCGTGGGCGGCCATTTGTACGGACTGGGGGCCTCCAAGGACTATATTTGCGTGGTCCGCGAGTCCGGCCGCATTGCGTGGTCGCAGCCTGGATTCGGCGACGCCGCCTCGACGATCGCCCTCGCGGACGGCCACCTGCTGGTGCTCACGGACCTGGGGGAACTGCTGGTGCTCCGGGCCAGTCCGGATCGCTACGAGGAACGGTCGCGCCGCCAGGTGTGCGGGAAGACGTTCAGCCATCCGGCCGTCGCCAACGGACTGCTGATCGTCCGCGATCCCCGCGAACTGGTCGCCTGGCGGCTGTAG